The DNA sequence CGCCGATGCCGAGCAGTTGGCGCCGCGGCGGGCGTTGACCAGTGAGGTGCTGGCACCGCAGCTGCCGAATGTCGCCGCCGCGCTATCTCGCGGCGATATCGGGGACGAGCATGTGCGGATCATCCGCACATTCTTTGATCGGCTGCCGGTGGTGGTGGATGCACCGACCCGCCAGGGCGCCGAACAACAACTAGCCCAGATGGCCGTCCGGTTTGGGCCCGAGGCACTGCGTATCGGTGCCGACCGCATGATGGCCCTGTTGAACCCGGATGGTGAGTTCTGCGATGTGGATCGGGCGCGGCGGCGCGGAGTCACGATCGGGCAGCAGGGCTTTGACGGCATGTCACCCATCAGCGGCCTACTGGATCCGGAGACGCGCGCCTATCTGGATGCAGTGTTCGCCAAACTAGCTGCACCCGGCATGTGCAACCCGGTCGACCAGAGCCCTCTCGTGGACGGGGAGCCCAACCCGGAAGCCGCCGAACACGACCACCGCTCGGGTGCCCAACGCCACCACGACGCACTACGTACCTGCCTGCGCGCCACCCTGGCCTCCGGGCAGCTCGGCTCACACCACGGTTTACCGGTCACCGTCGTGGTCACCACCACCCTGGCCGAGCTCGAAGGCGCCGCGGGCATAGCGGTCACCGGCGCCGGCACCAGGCTGCCGGTGCGTGATGTGATCCGCATGGCCGCCCACGCCCACCACTACCTGACGATTTTCGATGATGACGGCCGACCGTTGTATCTGGGACGTTCTAAACGCATCGCATCGGCAGATCAGCGGATTGTGTTGCACGCCCAAGACCGCGGCTGCACCCACCCCGACTGCCACGTGCCCGGATACCTGTGCGAAGTCCACCACATCACCGAATGGGCCGACGGTGGCCCCACCAACATCGACAACCTCACCTTCGCCTGCGGCCCCCACCACCGCCTCCTCAACCACGGCTGGACCACCCAAAAACACCAAGACGGCACCACCCAATGGATACCCCCACCACAACTGGTTCGGGCGTAGCGTCCGACCAGCTCCGCCCGGTTCCGGTCGACCCACTTCTCTAGTGGCTCCAGGGCGGCGCTCATCGACGCCAGCGACGCACGCGCCGAGACCGTCACCAGTTACCGGCTGATACGCGGTGACTGATCGGGCCGCGCCGTGAGATACGCCCTCGACAACGCGAGGGCGGCCACCACCACGACGACCAATACGTACACCGGTAGCAGGTGCTCGACATGCGTGTACCCGATGGCGAAATGAATGCCCAAGACCGGCACGGTGCCGAACGCACATCCGATCAGCAATGACCACCACACCCAGCGCTCGCCGCGGCGCCAGCCCCACAGGCTGATCAGGAGCACCGCTAGCCCGGCGCCCATCAACGCACCACCGAAACCCGCACGGTCGTGCGCGATGAAGGACGGCAAATGCTGGTTGGCGGTATGCAGCGCCTCAGAGCTGGTACCCAGGAAATCGAGATCGGTGGGGACGAAAACCGATGTCAGCCCGACTGTCGAAATCACCGCTCCGGCAACGAACAACCCACCGCCCACACCGATCATGAGTAGCTGTCCCCACAGCGCGCGCCGCCGCTCCGATTCGGGCCCTTCCACGATGGGCGGCCAACACGGGGCCGCGGGCGCACGCCACACGGCGAGCAGCAGCAGGGGGAACAACCCGACAACGACGAGCGTGTGCAGTGGCTCGAGAAAACCCGTCACCAGGAAATAGAAGTACGTCAGGAACGCGACCAGCCCGGACATCAACAGCGCGTTACGGGCCCAGCGGTGCCCTTCCCTGATCCCACCCCAGGCCAACCCCAGATACAGAACACCGATACCAATCATGTTGCCCGCCATGGTGAGCCGGTCATGCTGCAGAAACCCGACCAGATGATGGTTCACGCCGTGCAGGCCGTCCACCGAAAGTCCGAGGTAGTCGCGGTCGTACCACAGCAGCACGGGACCCAAAGAGATGGCGGCCGCCCCGATACCCGCGACAATCAGACCGAGCCCAACCAGCGCACCCCATATCCACGCGGGCCATCCGCGCGGATCGAACCCGATATCGCGCAATGCCTTTGGAGGTGCGGTCGGCGTGGCGGCCTCGATCACCCGGCTGAACCAGCCCGGCCCGGCGGCGATCAAGACCGCCGGTGTGGCGAGCACCGTCACCGCGGGGTCCTCCAACACGCGCACCGCGGCGTCCATCGAGGGTTCGGTCAGTCGCACCGTCCCGGCCTCCCCGGGCCAGGACACCGCGTCGACGAAGGGCGCCACCGCATCGGCCACCTCGGTAGTAGTCACGAGCGCGATGACCCGGCACCTGCGATCTGCGGCCGCGCGCCGCACCGTGTCCACGTCGGCGGCACTCATCGGTCCGATCTCAACGACACCGGCTCCCTGTACGGGCAACACCGCGACGGCCTCGCGGGCGATCGAGGGCGGCACCGTCGCCCCGAACCGGCCCTGCCACTGCGACGGAACGGCCGGGTGGTCGAACACCCAGGGAATCCAGCGCCGCCCTCCCATACGCGTCACGACCGCCGCCAGGACCTTCATCGCCCAGATTCGTGTCCTGCGTTCACCGAGAACGGACGACGCGATGGGGCTCAGCGGGTGGTATGTCCAGTCCGGCATGGGCGAATTCTCGCACCGCGACCAGCAACGCACCGCGGATCTGAACTCGGTATACAACTCGATGAGCCGACCACCCTCGAACGCGACTAGGCTCACAACGTGACCCTCCCGGCCGACCCCGCACCTGAATTCGCCGCCTACGCCCACCCCGAACGCCTCGTCTCCGCCGACTGGCTTTCCGGGCACCTAGGCACCCCCGGACTGTCCATCGTGGAGTCCGACGAGGACGTTCTGCTCTACGACATTGGGCACGTCCCCGGCGCGGTGAAGATCGACTGGCACGTCGACCTGAACGACGGCACGGTCCGCGACTACATCGACGGCGTGCAGTTCGCAGAGCTCATGAACCGCAAGGGGATCCGCCGCGAGGACACGGTTGTCATCTACGGCGACAAGTCCAACTGGTGGGCCGCCTACGCACTCTGGGTGTTCACGCTGTTCGGTCACCCCGACGTCCGGCTTCTGGACGGCGGGCGTGATCTGTGGATCTCCGAGGGACGCGACACCACGCTCGATGTTCCGGCGAAGTACACCGAGGGCTACCCCGTGGTGGAGCGCGACGACGCCCCGATTCGCGCGTACGCCGACGACGTACTGGTCCACCTCGGACAGGGACCGCTGGTCGATGTGCGTTCTCCTGCCGAATACACCGGCGAACGCACCCACATGCCCGATTACCCGGAAGAGGGCGCGCTACGCGGAGGGCACATCCCCACTGCCGTCTCGATCCCCTGGGCCAAAGCCGCAGCGGACGACAGCAGGTTCCGGCGCCGCGCCGAACTCGACGCCATCTACGGCGATGTCATCGCCGCTGACGGTGACATCGTCGCCTACTGCCGCATCGGCGAACGTTCCAGCCACACCTGGTTCGTCCTCACCTACCTGCTCGGCGTCGAGGGTGTGCGCAACTACGACGGATCGTGGACCGAATGGGGCAACCGGGTCCGCACGCCGATCGTCAAGGGCGACAAACCAGGCGCACCCCCTGCAGCATGAGCCTCCCCGCCGAACTCGCCGAGATCGTCGCCGATTTCAAGGCCGTCGACGGACAGGACAAGCTGCGGTTGTTGTTGGAGTTCTCCGCCGAATTACCTGAGTTGCCATCGCATTTGGAGCAGGCGGCGATGGAGCCGGTGCCGGAATGCCAGTCACCGCTGTTCCTGGACGTCGACGCCACTGACCGCGGCGGCGTGCGGCTCTACTTCAGCGCGCCCGCCGAGGCCCCGACGACGCGCGGGTTCGCCTCGATCCTGCATCAGGGTCTGGATGGCCAGTCCGCGGAAGCAATCCTGGCGGTCCCCGACGACTTCTATGCGGATCTCGGATTGGCGGCGCTGATCAGCCCGCTGCGGCTGCGGGGAATGTCGGCGATGCTGGCGCGTATCAAACGACGACTGTCCTGAACCTACTCATCAGTAGGTAAAAACTTGGGGCGGCACACCCCATCCCGGATGTGTGTTTGATGCCACGGATGCATAAACTCACTGCCGAGACTCTAAGAAAGCACTAAAACCAGGAGGCCAGGTGCCCAATCACGCCAGCTCGAA is a window from the Mycobacteroides salmoniphilum genome containing:
- a CDS encoding SufE family protein, translated to MSLPAELAEIVADFKAVDGQDKLRLLLEFSAELPELPSHLEQAAMEPVPECQSPLFLDVDATDRGGVRLYFSAPAEAPTTRGFASILHQGLDGQSAEAILAVPDDFYADLGLAALISPLRLRGMSAMLARIKRRLS
- a CDS encoding sulfurtransferase yields the protein MTLPADPAPEFAAYAHPERLVSADWLSGHLGTPGLSIVESDEDVLLYDIGHVPGAVKIDWHVDLNDGTVRDYIDGVQFAELMNRKGIRREDTVVIYGDKSNWWAAYALWVFTLFGHPDVRLLDGGRDLWISEGRDTTLDVPAKYTEGYPVVERDDAPIRAYADDVLVHLGQGPLVDVRSPAEYTGERTHMPDYPEEGALRGGHIPTAVSIPWAKAAADDSRFRRRAELDAIYGDVIAADGDIVAYCRIGERSSHTWFVLTYLLGVEGVRNYDGSWTEWGNRVRTPIVKGDKPGAPPAA
- a CDS encoding HNH endonuclease signature motif containing protein — its product is MSSIAVLEAAVDAFCVESIRELTAAEALTVLARVEVVQRRLSAHGLGLVPRVTSQASPVELGGTSYADVIARRLHIGKGAARRRIADAEQLAPRRALTSEVLAPQLPNVAAALSRGDIGDEHVRIIRTFFDRLPVVVDAPTRQGAEQQLAQMAVRFGPEALRIGADRMMALLNPDGEFCDVDRARRRGVTIGQQGFDGMSPISGLLDPETRAYLDAVFAKLAAPGMCNPVDQSPLVDGEPNPEAAEHDHRSGAQRHHDALRTCLRATLASGQLGSHHGLPVTVVVTTTLAELEGAAGIAVTGAGTRLPVRDVIRMAAHAHHYLTIFDDDGRPLYLGRSKRIASADQRIVLHAQDRGCTHPDCHVPGYLCEVHHITEWADGGPTNIDNLTFACGPHHRLLNHGWTTQKHQDGTTQWIPPPQLVRA